CGGCCGGCGACGTGATCGGCTTCCCCTCGCTCGCGTCGACGTCGATGGAGCAGGGCCGACGCGCGATCTGCCACGCCTTCGATGTTGCGGTCGAGGACTGGAACCAGAAGCTGTTCCCCTACGGCATCTACGCGGTGCCCGAGATCTCGATGGTCGGCAAGACCGAGCAGCAGCTCACCGACGAGGGCATCCCGTACGAGGCGGGCATCGCGAGCTACAAAGAGATCGCCCGCGGCAAGCTGCTGGGCGACGAGAACGGCATGCTCAAGCTGCTCATCCACCAGGACACCCACGAGATCCTCGGCGTCCACGCCATCGGCACCGGCGCGACCGAGCTGATCCACATCGGGCAGACCGTGATGGCGATGAACGGCAAGGCCGAGTTCTTCATCAACAATGTCTTCAACTTCCCGACCCTGGCCGAGGCCTACAAAATCGCGGCCTACAACGGGCTCAATAAGCTGGCGATGGTGGTGTAGGGACGGCGTACGCGCGGGCTTTGATGAAATGGATGAAACTGATATGAACCGGCCGCCGTCCTTTAGGATGCTGCAGCCGCTTCAGTTTCTACCTACCCCTCACCAGGAGCCCGCGATGCAACACCGTTTCCACCCACAGAGCATGATGGTCGGCGGCGTCGTGTCGGCCGTGTTGACCACGATGATCCTGCCGGCCTTCGGCAACAAGACCCCGCATGGCGCGGCGGATAAACAGAACGATGCAGTCCGTGAGGTCGTCGTCCAGGCACAACGCTATGAGATCATCGCCATCGGCGACATCGCGTATCTCCTGGATACGGAAACCGGCGAGGTGTGGCGGAATCAGAATGCAACATCGCGCCGCTATCAAACCACCGATCATTTTTATGAGGAAAAAGACTGAGTTGAATGTTTGGCAGCGCCAGTGATTTGGCAGCCGTCACGCTCTAGCCGGCATCGTGATGACCCTACAGTTCGAGCGGGGCGCATGCGGACTCTAGCCGCGCCAAATCGAACCCGCACACCCCGATGTGCTCGTCTGCCGCGCCGTAGTACACATCGAGCCGGCCGTTATGGACGATCGCCGCCGTTGGGAAGACGACGTTATCGACAAAGCCGCGTCGCTCGAAGTCGTGCTCGGGCCGCATGAACGGCCCGGCCGTCCGCGCGACGACACGCCACGGCTCGTCACGGTCCAGCAACACCGCGCCGGCCGAGTACACCCCCGCCCCGCCGTCGCCGGGCTGCTTGTCCGAGCCGTGGACCAGCACCAGCCAGCCGCGGTCGGTGCGGATCGGCGGCGTGCTGCCGCCCACGCGGTCGCGGAACGCGCCGCCCAGCGACACGCCCTCCACCGGCCGATGACCGCCCCAATGCGTGAACTCGTCGCTCTCCGCAAACCACACGCGCGGCGGCGCGAACTTCATGCTCGGCATCGGCCGATGCAGCATCGCGTAACGCCCGCCCACCTTCTCCGGGAACAGCAGCACGTCCTTGTTGTCCGGCGGGAGGATGACGCCCCGGCGCTCAAAGGCCACGAAGTCCTGCGTCGATATCAGCATCGTGCAGACGCCCAGCGGCGAGACACCGACATAGGTGAAGTGGTACGTGTCGCCGATCCGCGTGATGCGTGGGTCTTCGATGCCGTACGTCTCGTGCGGGCCCTCGGGCAGGATGCGTAGCGCTTCGACCGCAGACGCGGCGTACCCCGGCCCGCTGTGCTCCGCCCAGAACAGCCGGAGGTGCGAGACAAATCGCAGGCGGACCCGGCCGGTCGTTTTCGAGACCAGGGTGCGCGGGTCGCCGGTCTCACATTCATCGCAGGCCAGCCAGTCGATGTGCAGCGCTCCCGCGTCGTAACGCGGCGACGGGAAGTACCCCGCGCGCTCCTCGACGGGCTGCTCCACGACCCGCGCCAAGATCGCAGTGCGCCCGCCCACCTCCACCACCCCCGGGTTGAACACGCCGACCACGCGCATGCGTGGGTCGCTGGGTTCGAGGTCGCCGGGCGACAACAGCTTGTGGGTGAAGAGGCGTTGGATCATGGGGGAACCAAGAACAGCCGGCGTTTGCGTTTACATCGGCAGCGTCTCGCCGAAGAAGCGTGTCCAGTTGCCGTGCATCATGAGTGCGATGTCTTCGTCGCTCCAGCCCCGGCCCTGCAGGGTCTCGACCAGCTTGTGCAGGTCACGGTGCGTGTCGATCTCGGCCGGCATGTGCTCGGCCCCGAAGCCGCCGTCCGCGTCGGTGCCCAGCGCGATGTGCCTGGCGCTGCCCGCGCGTTGGCAGATGTGGTCCGCGTGGTCGGCGAGGATCGTCAGCGGGACCTGCCCCTTCCCGCCGTCGCGTTGGTACTCCTTCATCAGGAACGCGTTGAGCAGCGGCAGGCCGATGACGCCGCCGCGCTCGACGATTGTGTTGATCTGCGCATCGGTGTGGTTGCGCGGAATGTCGCAGATCGATCGGCAGCACGTGTGGCTCGAATAGATGCGACCCTCGAAAAGATCCACCGCCTCGGTAAACGTCTGGTCGGCGGTATGCGTCAGGTCGAGCGGCATCCCGAGCCGTTCCATGATGGGCAGTAGTTGTCGGCCCATATCGCTCAGCGGGCCGTCCACATCGTGCGAGTTCCCCTTGCCGCCGTCCATGCTCCCGGGTGTGCCGTGGGCGTATCGGCTTTGACCGAAGTGCGCGAGCATGAGCGTGCGCAGCCCCAGGCCGTGCCACATCTCAAGTTCGGTGGGGGTCGTGATCGGGTCCGCGCCTTCCATCGTGAGGATGATGCCCACGGGCGTCGAGACCGGGTCGGCCGACCACTCGTCCAGGTGCTCGCGCAGCGCCGAAGCGGTCGTAAGGATCTTGATCTCGCCGCGCCCGGACAACAGCTTGTAGTAGGCGAGCTGCCCCATGCCCACCGCGTGGCTCATCGACTGGGCGGGCCAGTCGCCGTCATAGACGTTTTCCCGGCAGGCGTCGATGTACGGCTTGCACCGCGCGATGACCGTCGTCAGCACGACCGGCGTGTTGCTCGCACGCAGCTCGGGGATGCTCACGGTGCTGATGCCCCGGCCGTCGTGGACGCCGGCGGCTTCGCGTTCACGGATGTGCGCGACATCCCAGGTCTGCCCGCGTTCGTGGTCCAGGGCGTTCATGGCCATATCGAGGTGGCCGTCGAAGATCATCATGTGTTGCTCGGGTAGCGGGTTACGGGTCTTGGGTTTCGAGTGGGAATTGTAGACCCAATCACGTTGTTACAAGCAAGGCCACTATCCGGGTAGCGACGCAACGCCGGATGAGCGCCAAGGCACCGGCGCTCCGTCACAACACAGCTATCATGGTTAGCGCAACCCAGACCCCCGAACCCGAAACCCGTCACATGCCCCCCGACCCCGTCAAGAT
The sequence above is a segment of the Phycisphaeraceae bacterium D3-23 genome. Coding sequences within it:
- a CDS encoding membrane dipeptidase; amino-acid sequence: MMIFDGHLDMAMNALDHERGQTWDVAHIREREAAGVHDGRGISTVSIPELRASNTPVVLTTVIARCKPYIDACRENVYDGDWPAQSMSHAVGMGQLAYYKLLSGRGEIKILTTASALREHLDEWSADPVSTPVGIILTMEGADPITTPTELEMWHGLGLRTLMLAHFGQSRYAHGTPGSMDGGKGNSHDVDGPLSDMGRQLLPIMERLGMPLDLTHTADQTFTEAVDLFEGRIYSSHTCCRSICDIPRNHTDAQINTIVERGGVIGLPLLNAFLMKEYQRDGGKGQVPLTILADHADHICQRAGSARHIALGTDADGGFGAEHMPAEIDTHRDLHKLVETLQGRGWSDEDIALMMHGNWTRFFGETLPM